In the Duncaniella freteri genome, one interval contains:
- a CDS encoding CatB-related O-acetyltransferase: MKIYPDKDKAFPNSAIPSICYIKNVVKNPRIIIGDYTYYDDIDGADRFEEHVTHFYEFIGDRLIIGNFCAIAKGVTFIMNGANHRMDCATTYPFYIMGGDWGGAIAPVMDELPLKGDTVIGNDVWIGQNVTIMPGVHIGDGAIIGTNATVASDIPQYSIAVGNPAKVIRRRFDDEMIDLLERLQWWNRPIEEVDTLIPILSNPDIAQAKIDIAEYLRIQYD, translated from the coding sequence ATGAAAATATATCCTGACAAAGACAAAGCATTTCCAAATTCTGCGATTCCGAGCATTTGCTACATAAAAAATGTGGTGAAGAATCCGAGAATCATTATCGGAGATTATACATATTACGATGATATAGACGGAGCCGACAGATTTGAGGAACACGTTACACATTTCTATGAGTTCATCGGTGATAGGCTGATAATCGGTAACTTTTGCGCCATTGCTAAGGGAGTTACTTTTATTATGAACGGCGCCAATCATCGGATGGATTGCGCCACCACCTATCCTTTCTACATAATGGGAGGAGATTGGGGAGGTGCGATTGCTCCGGTAATGGATGAATTGCCGCTCAAAGGTGACACAGTCATCGGCAATGATGTGTGGATCGGGCAAAATGTGACAATCATGCCCGGCGTGCATATTGGCGACGGAGCCATAATCGGCACAAATGCCACGGTTGCCTCCGACATTCCTCAATATTCGATAGCCGTGGGCAATCCGGCAAAAGTCATACGCCGCAGATTTGACGATGAAATGATAGACCTGTTGGAGCGTCTACAATGGTGGAACCGTCCCATTGAAGAGGTTGATACATTGATTCCTATACTCTCAAATCCAGATATAGCCCAGGCAAAAATTGATATAGCGGAATATCTCCGCATTCAATACGATTAA